The Cellulophaga sp. RHA19 genome includes the window TGATGCCTTATTTATCTCTTCCTCTGGCAACTCTTTATTTTCTTTTTTAAGAATGATAAAACGGGTTGCATTATTAGAAATAGTTTGTATTTCTGATGCTACAACTTCTAAATTGTATAATTCTGATGCAACTTTTGGCGCAATAGCCGCAATACCTTTTAAATTATCTTTTTCTATACGCTGTGCAGTTTCTGCAGTATCTACAGATTCTACCAACTTAATGTGCGAGTACGCTTTTAAAAAATCTTTACACTGCAATAAAGCCATTGGGTGCGAGTGCACTTCTTTTATATCTTCAATTTTTTGACCTTTTAAAGCCATTAAATGATGATGAATATTAAGATAGTGCTCACCAATAATATGTAAATCGTTATTGTAAACAAGCGCATAATTAGGAATTATAGAACCCGCAATAGAGTTTTCTATAGCCATAACCGCCTTGTCTGCGTAACCAGTCATTAGTTGGTGAATTAACTCATCAAAAGAAAGACATTCTACCAACTGCACATCCTCACCAAAAAACTCATTAGCTACTTGGTGGTGATTAGACCCCTTTATACCTTGTATTGCAATTTTTAATGCCATTTCTTTTTATCTACTTAAACGTCAATTTTTCACATAAAAAAAGTCCCGTTATATACGGGACTTTAATTTATATCTATATTTAAAATATACTACAACAGTCCCGCACCTCTCTTAAAAAAGAAGTAAAAATAAAAACCGTTCCAGAAATATCTTGTATTCATTATTCTTGTATTATACGGCTAAGGTAATTATTAAATTTAAAAAACAAATTTTATTATTATTTTTTTTCACTCTTCTCACATTATTTAATATAACCATAATTTTTTTAACAAATAATTAAGATATCAATTTTTTAAAACGTTAAAATTCCGTTAATCGTAATTGGCTTAACACCAAAAAAAGGCTTATAATTCCTATTCCTTTTAAAAACAAAATCCACTTATTTACGTTATTTTTGATAAAAAATATAAGTATGTCTATTTCCGTACAAAACATCAGTAAAACTTTTGGAAGCCAAAAAGCATTAGATAACGTTTCTTTCGCCATAAATAAGGGAGAAATTGTTGGCTTTTTAGGCCCTAATGGAGCTGGTAAGTCTACACTTATGAAAGTACTTACTACTTATATTTTAGCAGATAGCGGAGAAGCTGCTGTAAACGAATTTAGTGTTGCAGACAGAATTAAC containing:
- a CDS encoding prephenate dehydratase — protein: MALKIAIQGIKGSNHHQVANEFFGEDVQLVECLSFDELIHQLMTGYADKAVMAIENSIAGSIIPNYALVYNNDLHIIGEHYLNIHHHLMALKGQKIEDIKEVHSHPMALLQCKDFLKAYSHIKLVESVDTAETAQRIEKDNLKGIAAIAPKVASELYNLEVVASEIQTISNNATRFIILKKENKELPEEEINKASLRFVLDHKRGSLAAVLNVMSDCNLNLTKIQSLPVIEQPWKYSFFVDVTFLKYKDYKKAKALLEIMAEEFKILGEYKNGRE